In the genome of Arachis stenosperma cultivar V10309 chromosome 6, arast.V10309.gnm1.PFL2, whole genome shotgun sequence, the window tcttaaatcttctaatttacttttttccattaggtgacgcttttctttaTGAAAGGTTACGCTTAAAAGCGTAACCTTAGCCACTACTAGCCACTATAGCCATAGTCACCAGAGACTtggccatatatatatatatatatatatatatatatatatatatatatatatatatatatatatatatattatttaaaattttatattttttatatataattttgatgtaagacataaataaaaaatttataatttattgataaataaaaaatatataaaattaattttttaaatattttttaaatatataaattataatttactgatatataattataaattatattcttattatttgatttggttTGTGTACTTTCGGTAAATCAAGTTTGAGTTTAAAAAATAAGCTTAATTATTACTAAATCAAATTGTAAACCAAACTTGAATTTAATCTAATTTGACTCAACTCCACTCACTTTGAACCCTAAAACTACTTAGGCCTTTGAAATGATCTACTAATTagcaaattatttatttagtcaTCTATGTCGTCATTAATTTGCATTTCACCAATGTCACTATTAATTCTCCAAACATataacattaaaaatttaaaatatggaATACAGATGATGATATTTAAAATGTTTGAAGGGTTGATGTGGCGAACTAGTGATACGCTACACATAACAGTTTAATTTTAAGGGAATTacctttcaaaaaaaaatttacaagggAATTAATTTGgcaaatttaattttgatacgtACATTACGTATTATTATATaagcaaaaataattatttcacACTATCATATCTTATACTATCATTACATTACAATTAACTCTCCTAACCATTCTAATTTATTTATGCGTGAACCTTTAGTGTAATATGTTGAAAGGCTTTGGGGTGGGAAAACCTGCtataaaacattttaaaaaagaaaatatataaatgaAACCAAGTTAGATCAATTTAGCTACTCAGGTACccagaaataaaatatatacaacaaataaataataaaatatagaaaaactgctcaaatatttttaaaaaagaaaaatataaattcaaaCTATTTATCATCCCAGATCAATAATATAACTAATCAACATTATATCATATATTAAACTACGAATTAACAGCTTCCTACAAATTCATATCAATCCAAAATGGAAACGGATCTAAAGTAATAAGAATACCCATGGATGCTAAAACTATTAAATTGGATAAGTTCCATTTTGATCGGATAATCGATTTCCGCTTACACCACATTATATATGGATGGATTAGAGAATTCCCCGAAATCTGCATCCCAATTAGGAAAGCTAAAACGAAAAAGCACTGCACTAAACAAGAAACTACTATCAAAGGAAAACCAAGATCTACCGCAACTTGGGCCGCTTAGGCATGCCACCACTAAGACCAGCTCGCGACTTGCCAAATGCTTTCGCCTTCCTTCTTTTCCGATCTTCTTCGCTGTCAGAGTCATTCCCTTTCTCCCTGTCAGCATTCGTTGCTTCCCTCTCAAGTTCTTCCCATGTCTTTCCCTTCTCTTCTTCGGAATCCTCCACCGAGTCATCCTCGTCCTCGTCATCCTCAGACTCCACAAGTGATTCACTGTCAGAATCATCATCATCTGTTTCAGATTCAGGCTCTATATCCGATGGCTCATAGCCTTTGTCCGATTCTTCAGAATTCTCGGATTCTGAATCAGTAGCTTCCAGATTCAGAAACTCCCAGCCGCCACCTTCAATAAAGCCTTGTGGGTCATCAGTGATTGTCTTCAGGATCTGACGCCAATTCAGATTCAGCCTGCTCTCGTAATACTTGATGTCGGTTGTGTCCAGCCATTCCTTGATGCCATCTAGAGAAGTTGAAGGGATGGAATCAATCCTAAGGACGTCCCGCTTGAAGTCCTTGAAAACTATAGTCATATCAAAATTCTTCTGCCCAAGCCCAACTCTCTCTAGATTCACAATCTCAATCTCGCTCAGTGTCACAACAAGGAAAGGGTTCTCAATCAGTTCAACAAGGCATGCTGAAGTCGGAACGATGAATACAGATGACTTGTGAGGTACGCCAGGGAAGCCAAGTTCTCTAAGGGGTTGATCAAATTCAAGGTCAAGACCATTGAATTGGGGCTGTCCCCAAAGATCGTTTACCCTATTCACAAAAGTCTGAAACTCCACATTAATCTtattcttcctctctctctcacgTTGTTCTTCTTCAAGCTCATCAGGGTCATAGGCAGACCTCTTACTCCCTCCAACATTTTGGACCATGTCCATTACCTCAACATAAAACTGAACATCCTTGGTTTTCTTATTTCCTACCATAATATGGTTGTGAAGATGGAAGTGCAAGAGCGTAATCATTTCATTCTCTGCTGGCTGAAAAAATGCATGCTTGATGTTACCAAACATCACATCCACACGCTCATCTTGCCTGGTGGTAGAATATCGAAATCCATTTGCATGTGCCTCAAGTGTACCCGGTATCTTCCTTCCACGACCACCAAAAACAGGGCGGATCCAAAGGTCAGACAATCTTATCGGCTTGAACCTATTATTTGCAAGCTGCAGTTTCTCCTGAGTGACCAAGGTTGCCCTCTCGGCTCTCTCAGACTCCCGCGATACAACTTGTCGCCTCAGTGCTTTAATGGACTGAACAACCTCACCTATGTGCCTTGAATCCTTGGAGCGGAATGAAGCCTCCTTCAAATATATAGACCCCTGAAACTTCATTGAGTTCGCATCATGAGGATTAAAAGGTGTACCAGGAACATTGAAGATAATCCTGATATAGTTGTTGCGGTTGGTATCCTGCTGACTGGAAACAGTTCGAATGAAAGCCACATGAAAAGGCACCATGCTTCCATTTATAGGCAGAAGAACTGCTTCATTCTTCTGATCAACCTGAATCATCATCTCTCTAGGAGGGGGAACATCATTTATGTTCTTGTATGCCACCAGATCTGCAGTAGTCCTCACAGATGACCTGTTTTCTCCACTCTCACTTCCACCACCAGCAAGCCGTCTTGCAGTTTCTTCATTCTTCTGACGAGCAAGCTCTGCCTGATGCTGCCTTCTAAGTTCCTCCTTTGAAACTTCATGATTGTCTGATCTAAGAGTTGTCTTAGACACAACGGGCTCTCCATCAATCCCACGGGATCTTTTACTTGGCCTTTCCTCTTCTTCGTCCTCGTTGAATGAATAAGCCACATCCTTTAGAGCCTTTGAGCTCATCAAAGTCACAACCTCTGTCTTATCTTTGCTGATGATGACTGTGTCAGCAAGCAACAGAGAGAAGTTCTTGTTCTTAGACTTACTGCTCTCACACTGTAAATTCTGAAATCCAAGGGACACGTTGAAAACCATGCCTTCCTTTATTATCTGCTCATTTTTAGCATTAAGATTCAACCCAGACTCACGAAACTCAATGCCAATGCCtgtcccagctgattttgtcaAATTGGAAATCAAGTCAGGAGCCTCCTTTTCCACAACAGAAACTGCAGCCTGGTAAGCGGCATTCAGCTTGTTCCCAGGCTTCAAAGAACCAATGGCAGCTTCATGGGCTTTGAGTAGAACCTCATAAGCCTTACTCTGAAGAGGCTCTGCATCAATCAAGAAGGTCCTAGCAATGTTCGAGCAATAACTCTTATACCGGGCTCCAACAGCACATATAATTACACTTGCAGAGTTATAGTGAAGTAATTCATCGTTGCTGACAGCACTAGGTCTTAGATCAAACTCCCCACCACTCTGAAAAATTGGGGGGTAACAAATATCAACATTCTCTGCCTTCAATTTACAATTGACTTTTGAGGGTTCAAGTATTACTTTTTCAGTCTCCTCCATCAATGCGGAATGACTAACTTTCTTCTCTTCGTCAATTACATTTTCAAGTTTCGAAACCACAAAGTTTTTCATCACACTAGTGGTCAGATATGCTGCTCTCTTAATTGATATAAGCTCCTCATTACTCTTTGCAGCAAACAATGTAGAAAACCCATTGGACACATCAATCAGATGAAATTCTGTATTCTTTAATTTATCAGCCCATGTTTCAAGCAACTTCCCTTCAGGAGCCTCTCTCTGTATGTATCCAACAGTAACAGAGTCATGCCCATCAGCCTTTGATTGAGTGCGGATGGCACGAAATATAGAATCCATTAGAGTAGTTCCATCATCATTTTTCAGTTTGACATGTAAAACAAGGTCCACACCAACCGCCTCTCTGGCAGGTTTTTTCACAGTTTCCAGTATAGATGCCTTCTTTTGACTGCATAAGATATAGATCTGCTTCTTCATGAAGACCATAATTGTCTCCGGGAATTCAAACCCAAGCAACCATAAATTTAGTGCAGTTGATTTCAGGTATCGCAGATCTTCTGAAGGTGGCGGACATGCAACAGCAATTGCATCCGAGGAGCCCCAGAGATTCGTTCTTTGTTCATCCCAGTGTGAATAGAACAACTTAAGTCGGGTTTGAAATGCATTCAGATCAATAGAATATGCAGATCCAGCAGCGCTAGATTTTCCATTGGCAGCTTGGGCACTTCCATTCCTAAGCTCAACCATGGTGTGTATTATCTCTCTGAAAGAACAGGGAAAATTTGTAAATAAAGATTCTGAACAAGCAGTTATGGATGCTAATATGATTACTATTCTCTTTGGAGAACACATAATATGGGTAGATAGACCAACAAATTGTCCAACAAATTCCTATCTCAACAAGTTCGGTCATAAAGCATAATATGGAACCAGAGTACACTAGGATTGGAATTTATTCCATTATCATTTGGCATGTCAAAACAAGTAATTGCAATGCAGTTGGATTTTTCATTGCACATATCAGAAACACTcaacaaaatagaaaataaactGATATGTCACTTTAGTCCCCAATACATACAGGCCAGATGTATGGTTCAGTTGTCAACACAGCAAACAGCAAAGTTCCAAAAACTGTTACCACATCCAGGTAGCAAATGAAAATTGTGTGCACACCATAAGAGCATATACTATGAATGATTCCAGTAAGTAGGACCTTTCGAGGGAGAAATTTTGGCAAATTCCAGTTTGGTGTGCAGAACGCAAATTTTCTTCCACGGTATTAGTAAATGACACAGTTGAGGTAGCAGCAGCAATCCAGAAGGCAGAAGCACAGAATTCCTGTCTTATCCACTTCTAAGTGAGCCTATATTCACAGTAGTAGTAAACATAACATCACTAGTTTTGTACAATTCCCTGCAAACAATCAAGATAATTATACGAAGAGCCTGAACCCTGCTTAATCACATGAACTATGCACAACAAAAAACATCACATAAAATCAATCAGCATGCAGTTCACAAACCAAAACAGCAAAAAATCTCAAATGCAGAACTGTAAACCAAGACACACAAGCGCAAAACTTTAGGAGAAACTAGATCAAACATTTCACTTGACTCCAAACCAAAGAGAtcccagccaatattcataattctTGAGCGAATATTAATTTGCAAATTTTACAGCCAACAGGCACAAAAATTTTGAGAACAGCAAAAAAAACTGTTCGTATTTTCTGAAATGAAATCTAGGGTTTCACTTCCCCATtcttttttctataaataaaagaagattTCACAAACCATCACTTCTGCAACTACAACACACCGTATTTGCAAGCATCCGCTGGGAATCAGTTCCACGGCAGGCGCTTAAGGCGTATGAAACAAGCACCGCCTTCAGTCGTTTTGCAGTTCTGACACTGGAGAACCCAAAACACACACAAAACCTCGAAACTCACAACAGGTTTAAATAGGAGgaggaaaaagaggaaaaaaaaatgaaaacgaTGAACGAGCAGAAAAGTACGAAAGGGTGCGCGATTTCAGCGGAATTAAGAGTTTGAGTAAATACCGAAGTCGTTCACAGTGGAAGGTCGAAGTCGGCGAAAGACACTCGCTTCGTTTCGTTCCGTTTCGCTCAGTTCCTTCAGTAGGATTTGAAGAAGTTCCTCTGTTCAGTTCGAGCGTCGGAAGAAgttagggttttttttttctctcttttcgtTCAATAACTTCTTCTGGGGCCTAATTGACTGTGTACGAAGGGTTACAGTGTCAGACGGTACAAGTATGAAGGAGAATGGAGTGTGAATTTGGTTAATGGAGTTCTCAGATCACTGAAAAATGCTATGGAACGTGGTGGCGGAGAAGAATACTGGAGAAGAACGTAGAAAGAGCTCTTCGAAATTCGAAGAGAGGGAACAATTAGGGTTCTTTTGGCGctgatgcctctttagtactttTAGTATTTTAACTTGAACCCGCGGAACGggactgaagaaaaaaaatttgcgCCAAACTTTTCTTTTCCGCATATATCCCCCAACTCACCGTATCAATAAGGGTCCATCTACTATACAGATGTACTTTTGTACAGATTTacagatttttgttttttattgatttaaaagcGTGTCACTAAAAATGTTGCTTAAAGAaaaagtgttacccttaatcgttaacttggctctgataccaatttttagatgtaatttctttttcaaaatttctattcttcatattttgcttcgaataagtttataatttgtatagattTAGTTTGTGGTACTTTATAGTTTATAATTTCATAAAAAGTATTGACCATTACTAATTCTGAtttcatttttatagtttttcaatcttgttttagtttataatattcttttttgcatggattattgtatataaaatcttttatctgtttgtctttttctttaatataatttttcaaatcctcaaaaacctcttttatttatacactttctgttgtttctaaatatctttttaatttttcaacttcattctccattttttctttcaacagctttaattcttttaagtcataatatggttttccaggcatttataaattttttaagtttagctccaacttgtttatatttattcttatttctatcctttttattataaggtcattaatttcgaactgaagattatttaattcccttttatactcctttattttactttttaattttttcgccctttttctttttattttgttttctagtctttcaatctttgtatacttcattatttatcttagaatttctgcaaattctatcatcgattcatcactattttctagagattctattaatttttctaactcttcaacttctcctttcaatttgtcatagattatttttagaattttaaatgctctttgatttatttcagaaaactgtaaataattcaaccgattttctctttcaaagagctcttgtttcttgtcttgataggttacatatattttttctttatttattgtcataacttagtgtttagggtttcatttaatttttcgaccttttttgttaattcttttatttcagaattttcttttttgatctttaacttagataaacttaacggactattaattttggattctcttatttgaaaatttgatgaaactaattttcctgatggttcttttagtaaaagaactgggttttcaatagctttatattttggtatttctgtctttacaattttctgaaataattcatcgacataaattctttctctatttttaaatattatactatgatggctatttgttaaagcataatttattgcatatgtaattgaaaatggttcatcatcttgttccattagattctttctgtgaaatttataagccaaacttatagatctttcaagattttcagttgataaaggtatagcatatccaagatgggcattgaatttaacatttacgtttgccaagtttccatgaacaattccaattatttgatctattgggtcatcagtaattcttttgtcacagattgctaagcttattggtgaattaattcctttcatatatgtagatttgattaagacttgtatagtactaatatgaatccatccaattttagatcttttttgttgatccttaattttctcaatctgtttactcaattcttcatcatttatcaaagctatttcaagttatccattggcggattttatctttataggggtttcaagttgaatttttccatagtatattatattttttctattaaaaacttcttttaaaagattttgtttattaaaattttcatttgatttgagatttaattctgtttttagaacagcctgtttttcattatctagtaaggcagataatctataataatcaaattcttccgttaattctaaactttctaaataattcataactatgagattaggataaaggcgtacctttctggagaaaaacttcctttatttagaatatttacataagatgtttttatctccagaggggagattgtagatactaactccagaggggagtttagaattggtttttcctaagggaattcttcttcagactatagaatcgccttggcaacttcctccttgctctcctagcatatgagtactcttagcctcctgctttctattgtctgatgcttctacaattgcctaagcaacctatttataatggttgggtctgatggacaattcccatccttacccttcttatgacgtcattgcttacgtcattatttattatcttgcaccagctacattgttggtgctctatgacctaagcgcttacgtcactatgcaataatgttgagagatgcttcagatgtgctatcctcctctttcattatgtgaccttcagatgcgttgtcttcttcctttatcatgtgggttgattccgtttcattattgctttcttcagataactcTTAGACACATAGCTGGtacttgtggtcttctctgtcttttatcaaatagcagagattcctctttatcccttcggggagcttttctaagagtccagataaattgtagaatgctgattcaaattccactaagagtctcatctatctttcttcaatttcattccttttactggacacaagcaaagtatttctgcttttataattgattcttgtgtgagattcccttgttatcttttgagttctttcgaagacccttgctagtgtgctggctagtcttccttcatgactgtagattgttaaatcttgaacttgatcaattggttgaaaatttcctgggaagacggacatgaagattacttgatttgctggaaccaagcattcttctttttcattaaaaataggttgactattcgtaaattttagggatatatcccattgaatttacgttgtcaatcatatttttaaatctctttactgcatcaatgaATCCTGCAGTTAACTCACgaataattttcaaatcattaaaaattaaaattgtatcaattaatccatactggaaaaactgataggtgtcagatggggaagcatctggaaatataaccagctttgttagctgttctttggcaataggataatatcccaagattgcccttttttctt includes:
- the LOC130933020 gene encoding FACT complex subunit SPT16-like, which produces MVELRNGSAQAANGKSSAAGSAYSIDLNAFQTRLKLFYSHWDEQRTNLWGSSDAIAVACPPPSEDLRYLKSTALNLWLLGFEFPETIMVFMKKQIYILCSQKKASILETVKKPAREAVGVDLVLHVKLKNDDGTTLMDSIFRAIRTQSKADGHDSVTVGYIQREAPEGKLLETWADKLKNTEFHLIDVSNGFSTLFAAKSNEELISIKRAAYLTTSVMKNFVVSKLENVIDEEKKVSHSALMEETEKVILEPSKVNCKLKAENVDICYPPIFQSGGEFDLRPSAVSNDELLHYNSASVIICAVGARYKSYCSNIARTFLIDAEPLQSKAYEVLLKAHEAAIGSLKPGNKLNAAYQAAVSVVEKEAPDLISNLTKSAGTGIGIEFRESGLNLNAKNEQIIKEGMVFNVSLGFQNLQCESSKSKNKNFSLLLADTVIISKDKTEVVTLMSSKALKDVAYSFNEDEEEERPSKRSRGIDGEPVVSKTTLRSDNHEVSKEELRRQHQAELARQKNEETARRLAGGGSESGENRSSVRTTADLVAYKNINDVPPPREMMIQVDQKNEAVLLPINGSMVPFHVAFIRTVSSQQDTNRNNYIRIIFNVPGTPFNPHDANSMKFQGSIYLKEASFRSKDSRHIGEVVQSIKALRRQVVSRESERAERATLVTQEKLQLANNRFKPIRLSDLWIRPVFGGRGRKIPGTLEAHANGFRYSTTRQDERVDVMFGNIKHAFFQPAENEMITLLHFHLHNHIMVGNKKTKDVQFYVEVMDMVQNVGGSKRSAYDPDELEEEQRERERKNKINVEFQTFVNRVNDLWGQPQFNGLDLEFDQPLRELGFPGVPHKSSVFIVPTSACLVELIENPFLVVTLSEIEIVNLERVGLGQKNFDMTIVFKDFKRDVLRIDSIPSTSLDGIKEWLDTTDIKYYESRLNLNWRQILKTITDDPQGFIEGGGWEFLNLEATDSESENSEESDKGYEPSDIEPESETDDDDSDSESLVESEDDEDEDDSVEDSEEEKGKTWEELEREATNADREKGNDSDSEEDRKRRKAKAFGKSRAGLSGGMPKRPKLR